From a region of the Solanum stenotomum isolate F172 chromosome 2, ASM1918654v1, whole genome shotgun sequence genome:
- the LOC125855950 gene encoding uncharacterized protein LOC125855950, with protein sequence MKNQDSPPEKPFVDEPPKLELKALPSHLRYVFLGKDSTLPVIIVADLSEGKILVVVSVTEWFKRAIGWTIIDIIGISPGICSHKIQLTPDSKPSIKHQRRLNPPMQECVPKKGKIIVVSKAKKKLVPMRPVTRWRVCIDYRKLNARIEKYHFLMPFMEQRQDRLASKGWYCFLDGYGGDTIDVFMDDFSVAGDSFDGCLMHMAEVLKRYEECHRVFNWEKCHLIVKEGIVLVHWISQKGFYRRFIKDFSKIAHPLCKLLEKELLAASYDLIPWFTNFANYLASDLVASDLSFHQWKKFIYDVKKFYRDEPYLFRVCGDGIIRHCVP encoded by the exons TGAGCCTCCAAAATTGGAACTCAAGGCTCTACCATcccatttgaggtatgtattcttggggaaAGATAGCACTTTGCCTGTGATCATTGTTGCTGACTTGAGTGAAGGGAAAATACTGGTCGTGGTATCAGTAACGGAGTGGTTTAAGAGGGCTATTGGATGGACTATTATAGACATTATTGGGATTTCACCGGGcatctgttctcacaaaatccaacttaCGCCGGACAGTAAGCCAAGTATTAAGCACCAAAGGAGACTAAATCcccctatgcaagag TGtgtacctaagaaaggtaagATCATTGTTGTTTCTAAAGCGAAAAAGAAGCTGGTTCCAATGAGGCCAGTGACTCGATGGAGAGTATGCATAGACTACCGCAAACTAAATGCCCGGATAGAAAAATATCACTTTTTGATGCCTTTCATGGAACAGAGGCAGGATCGTCTTGCtagtaagggttggtattgttttctagatgg ATATGGTGGAGACACAATTGatgtatttatggatgatttctctgtggcgGGTGACTCATTTGATGGTTGTTTGATGCATATGGCTGAGGTACTGAAACGATACGAAGAGTGCCATCGTGTGTtcaattgggaaaagtgccACCTCATAGTGAAAGAGGGTATAGTTCTGGTTCATTGGATTTCgcagaaag gtttctaccGGAGGTTCATAAAAGATTTCTCgaaaattgcacacccattgtgcaagcTACTCGaaaaggagt TATTGGCTGCCTCTTATGATCTTATCCCTTGGTTCACAAATTTTGCTAATTACTTGGCAAGCGATTTGGTTGCATCGGATTTGTCATTTCACCAATGGAAAAAGTTTATATATGATGTGAAGAAGTTTTAtagggatgagccttacttgtttcGTGTTTGTggtgatgggattattcgtcacTGTGTGCCTTAG